The following are from one region of the Lytechinus pictus isolate F3 Inbred chromosome 4, Lp3.0, whole genome shotgun sequence genome:
- the LOC129259104 gene encoding galactosylceramide sulfotransferase-like yields MARRRLMWAVLSFLVLSVLFWVSSIIISDKKESITRHISTLGQTASRKYVSSQIWKKGEGVFPIRKLGCSPQNNIVFIKTHKTASSTTSGIFDHYAYLNNLTVAVPPDGAPYMDRKELFRRDMVAETRDVGVGWKKEDGFNMLTAHARYHRPEMDAVVHNAKYITILRDPRAQFVSSFVFFNFVDRFERIFKSRGEKYPTVVEGFMKAPRENYQLMSHRQYSQVLWNQQMFDLGLDTAYFSNPDVIEETISRLDSELDFVMITEYYDESLLILKDILCWEMDDILYTQRLVRNSSNELEIDSYTKVAINQWNAADTRLYDYFNKTLWQRIAAYGTKFQDDLNTFRRKLAVTSSKKTGKHSRDTKKIIKRMKDRGILIR; encoded by the exons atggcgcgtagacgTCTGATGTGGGCAGTTCTCTCCTTCCTGGTCCTATCCGTCCTCTTTTGGGtctcctccatcatcatcagcgACAAAAAGGAGTCCATTACCAGACACATATCCACTCTCGGGCAGACGGCAAG CCGGAAGTACGTATCATCGCAGATATGGAAGAAAGGCGAGGGTGTTTTCCCGATTCGGAAACTGGGCTGTAGTCCTCAAAACAACATCGTCTTTATCAAGACCCACAAGACAGCCAGCAGCACCACTTCTGGCATCTTTGACCATTACGCGTACTTGAACAACCTGACGGTGGCTGTACCTCCTGATGGCGCCCCTTACATGGACCGCAAGGAACTCTTTCGAAGGGACATGGTGGCAGAAACTAGGGACGTTGGCGTCGGCTGGAAGAAAGAGGACGGCTTTAACATGCTAACAGCTCATGCACGGTACCACCGACCGGAAATGGACGCTGTGGTGCACAACGCCAAATACATCACGATTCTCCGAGATCCTCGAGCTCAGTTCGTGTCTTCGTTTGTGTTCTTTAACTTTGTTGATCGCTTTGAGCGAATCTTTAAATCTCGCGGCGAGAAGTACCCGACTGTCGTTGAAGGATTCATGAAGGCTCCCAGGGAGAATTACCAGTTAATGAGCCATCGTCAGTACTCACAGGTTCTCTGGAACCAGCAGATGTTTGATCTGGGTCTCGACACCGCTTACTTCTCCAACCCTGACGTCATTGAGGAGACGATATCAAGGCTAGATTCAGAGCTAGATTTTGTGATGATTACCGAGTACTACGACGAATCACTTTTAATCCTGAAGGACATCTTATGCTGGGAGATGGACGACATCCTCTACACACAAAGACTCGTGAGGAACTCTTCAAATGAGTTAGAAATTGATAGCTACACTAAGGTCGCCATTAACCAATGGAACGCAGCCGACACGCGGTTATatgattatttcaataaaacattGTGGCAGCGCATAGCGGCCTATGGAACAAAGTTCCAGGACGATCTCAATACGTTCCGTCGTAAACTAGCTGTGACGTCATCGAAAAAGACTGGAAAACATTCACGGGACaccaagaaaataattaaacgaatgaaagaCAGGGGTATACTTATTAGATAG
- the LOC135153963 gene encoding prostatic spermine-binding protein-like → MATMMSVLRGGQDQDGTKLDRHVESVNTGEDGVIILKDDNDGDCDDQDGGGDDDGDDDDDGGGGGGDKEEDHDDDDNEGDGGDDGGGGGGDMEEDDDDEGDVGGGDDGGDGDDDDDDDNDYDDRGAGG, encoded by the coding sequence ATGGCAACGATGATGTCCGTGTTGAGAGGAGGACAAGATCAAGATGGTACTAAATTGGATCGTCATGTTGAAAGTGTGAACACTGGTGAGGATGGCGTGATTATCTTAAAGGACGATAacgatggtgattgtgatgatcaggatggtggtggtgatgatgatggtgatgatgatgatgatggtggtggtggtggtggtgataaggAGGaggatcatgatgatgatgataatgaaggtgatggtggtgatgatggtggtggtggtggtggtgatatggaggaggatgatgatgatgaaggtgatgttGGCGGTggggatgatggtggtgatggtgatgatgatgatgatgatgataatgattatgatgatcgtGGTGCTGGTGGTTAG
- the LOC129258500 gene encoding galactosylceramide sulfotransferase-like, whose protein sequence is MARRAVVASTVVLTLMTVIILSLLFDGSYNRSEDAAVVVGDTASHRMYSENNLDPSERILPRKEGECQPEKQIVFLKTHKTASSTTAGIIDLFAYKNNLTVAVPPDGQAYMDRTKLFQRDMIAKLRKRAVKWRDTVGFNVFSSHARYNRKEMDAVVPNAKYITILRDPSKQLPSALVYYKFDTRLERKFNRQGRTYTNVLEEFMRDPAANMELIEMKPMAHVVHNQQFFDLGLDTKYSTDWVKIDRTIRKLDKELDLVMITEYYDESLILLRDLLCWTTEDILYTKRMVRNTTSSHQIRPETLTKIRQWNGADTHLYEHYNRTLWQKIAAYGPRFDDELQKFRDRLKSVTEDETGSHRKLINKMAKLMKNIYA, encoded by the exons ATGGCGAGGCGAGCTGTGGTTGCATCGACCGTCGTCCTCACTTTGATGACGGTCATTATACTCAGTCTCCTATTCGACGGTAGCTATAACCGCAGCGAGGATGCCGCAGTGGTGGTCGGCGATACAGCGTCACATcg TATGTACAGCGAAAATAATCTGGATCCGAGTGAACGTATCTTACCAAGAAAAGAAGGGGAGTGTCAACCTGAGAAACAGATAGTGTTTTTGAAGACGCACAAGACAGCCAGCAGCACCACAGCCGGTATCATCGACCTCTTTGCTTACAAGAACAACCTGACGGTGGCCGTTCCACCAGACGGTCAGGCCTACATGGACCGTACTAAGCTCTTCCAACGGGATATGATTGCCAAATTACGCAAGAGGGCCGTGAAATGGAGAGACACTGTCGGCTTCAATGTCTTCTCCAGCCACGCGCGTTACAATCGCAAAGAAATGGACGCCGTGGTCCCCAACGCGAAATACATCACCATCTTACGTGATCCCAGCAAGCAGCTACCTTCTGCGTTGGTGTACTACAAGTTCGACACACGTCTTGAGCGTAAGTTTAATAGACAGGGCAGGACGTACACGAATGTCCTGGAGGAGTTCATGAGAGACCCGGCTGCAAACATGGAACTCATCGAAATGAAACCAATGGCTCATGTTGTGCACAATCAACAGTTCTTTGACCTCGGCTTGGACACCAAGTACTCCACGGACTGGGTCAAAATCGATAGAACCATAAGGAAACTCGATAAAGAACTTGACCTCGTAATGATTACGGAATATTACGATGAATCGCTTATTCTGCTGCGTGATTTGCTCTGTTGGACAACTGAAGACATTCTCTACACGAAAAGAATGGTTCGCAATACCACGTCATCTCACCAAATCCGCCCTGAAACGCTTACCAAAATCCGCCAATGGAATGGTGCCGACACACACCTTTATGAACATTATAATAGGACGTTGTGGCAAAAGATAGCTGCATATGGACCAAGATTCGACGACGAACTGCAAAAGTTCAGGGATCGCTTGAAAAGCGTGACTGAAGATGAAACGGGATCACACCGGaaattgattaacaaaatgGCCAAACTTATGAAGAATATATATGCATGA